In Primulina eburnea isolate SZY01 chromosome 3, ASM2296580v1, whole genome shotgun sequence, one DNA window encodes the following:
- the LOC140828502 gene encoding protein SOB FIVE-LIKE 5-like isoform X2 — MNISTSECSSECESGWTMYLDQTSKSTDRFTRDFSKKYCEENGEDSYAYQDQEDDEDLSMVSDASSGPPPHLQEYENYAAAGRGGGGEKQFFRGYASSVSEDSSKKKIKQKSKAKETIDYQRQHNFCLADTASSPVFHFPQDNVAPSGFSQNESIPKKQTGFLKSSTKGKSGSFLGRKRQ; from the exons ATGAATATATCAACCTCTGAATGCAGCAGCGAATGCGAATCCGGATGGACCATGTACTTGGATCAAACATCCAAGTCCACGGATCGGTTCACCAGGGATTTCTCCAAGAAATATTGCGAAGAAAACGGAGAAGATTCTTATGCGTACCAAGATCAAGAAGACGATGAAGATCTGTCCATGGTGTCGGATGCATCATCCGGCCCGCCTCCACACTTACAAGAATACGAGAACTACGCCGCCGCGGGCCGTGGCGGAGGAGGTGAGAAACAGTTCTTCCGTGGCTATGCATCTTCGGTTTCGGAAGATTCGAGTAAGAAGAAAATCAAGCAGAAGAGCAAAGCAAAAGAGACAATAGATTACCAAAGGCAGCATAATTTTTGTCTTGCTGATACTGCTAGCTCTCCAGTCTTTCATTTTCCCCAG GACAATGTAGCTCCTTCTGGCTTTTCACAG AACGAATCGATACCAAAGAAGCAAACAGGATTCCTCAAATCTTCCACAAAAGGGAAATCCG GCAGTTTTCTTGGAAGAAAGAGGCAGTGA
- the LOC140828502 gene encoding protein SOB FIVE-LIKE 5-like isoform X1: MNISTSECSSECESGWTMYLDQTSKSTDRFTRDFSKKYCEENGEDSYAYQDQEDDEDLSMVSDASSGPPPHLQEYENYAAAGRGGGGEKQFFRGYASSVSEDSSKKKIKQKSKAKETIDYQRQHNFCLADTASSPVFHFPQDNVAPSGFSQVFSAANFENESIPKKQTGFLKSSTKGKSGSFLGRKRQ, translated from the exons ATGAATATATCAACCTCTGAATGCAGCAGCGAATGCGAATCCGGATGGACCATGTACTTGGATCAAACATCCAAGTCCACGGATCGGTTCACCAGGGATTTCTCCAAGAAATATTGCGAAGAAAACGGAGAAGATTCTTATGCGTACCAAGATCAAGAAGACGATGAAGATCTGTCCATGGTGTCGGATGCATCATCCGGCCCGCCTCCACACTTACAAGAATACGAGAACTACGCCGCCGCGGGCCGTGGCGGAGGAGGTGAGAAACAGTTCTTCCGTGGCTATGCATCTTCGGTTTCGGAAGATTCGAGTAAGAAGAAAATCAAGCAGAAGAGCAAAGCAAAAGAGACAATAGATTACCAAAGGCAGCATAATTTTTGTCTTGCTGATACTGCTAGCTCTCCAGTCTTTCATTTTCCCCAG GACAATGTAGCTCCTTCTGGCTTTTCACAGGTCTTTTCTGCAGCAAATTTTGAG AACGAATCGATACCAAAGAAGCAAACAGGATTCCTCAAATCTTCCACAAAAGGGAAATCCG GCAGTTTTCTTGGAAGAAAGAGGCAGTGA